The following proteins come from a genomic window of Clostridia bacterium:
- a CDS encoding phosphoribosylanthranilate isomerase, whose amino-acid sequence MSGVKVKICGITDPEAALAAAEAGADAVGFVFAPSSRRVTKEKAKEIIAMLPPYVDKVGVFVNAPPREVEEIAEFCRLTTIQLSGDEPPDYPVPVRYKLIRGFRVREGILLSDLARYRADAFLFDTYRPGCYGGTGEAFNWDVLRKIPSPKPVILAGGLNAGNVQQAIMTVRPYGVDVSSGVETGGRKDAAKIKEFIKLAKEVK is encoded by the coding sequence GTGAGTGGAGTGAAAGTGAAGATCTGCGGCATCACGGATCCGGAGGCGGCGTTGGCGGCGGCGGAGGCAGGCGCCGATGCCGTCGGATTTGTTTTTGCCCCCAGTTCCCGCCGGGTCACGAAAGAAAAAGCAAAAGAAATCATTGCAATGCTTCCGCCCTATGTGGATAAAGTGGGTGTTTTTGTCAACGCCCCGCCCCGGGAAGTGGAAGAGATTGCCGAGTTCTGCCGTTTAACCACGATCCAATTAAGCGGCGACGAGCCGCCGGATTATCCAGTGCCCGTCCGTTATAAACTGATTAGAGGGTTTCGCGTCCGGGAGGGGATCTTACTTTCGGACTTGGCCCGTTACCGGGCCGATGCCTTCTTGTTTGATACTTACCGGCCGGGATGCTACGGTGGTACAGGGGAGGCTTTTAATTGGGATGTCTTAAGAAAGATCCCCTCGCCAAAACCGGTGATCCTGGCCGGTGGTTTAAATGCCGGTAATGTGCAGCAAGCTATCATGACAGTACGGCCTTACGGAGTGGACGTTTCCAGCGGGGTAGAGACTGGGGGGCGCAAAGATGCGGCCAAGATTAAAGAATTCATTAAATTGGCGAAAGAAGTTAAGTAA
- the hydA gene encoding dihydropyrimidinase — protein sequence MALIIKNGTVVTEEGVVQADILVEGERIAAVGRGLTAAGAEVIDASGMVVLPGVIDAHTHYSLLTRGALTIDDFTSGSLAAACGGVTTFIDYADPIEGKPLAEGLRARRAEAAGKACIDYHFHMCLYGERPWSQAELENLRQEGISSLKVFTTYEASRIPYHHLENLLVDAHAQGLLVTVHAEDDDHVRAVGEKLKEQGLTAPAYHGKSRPGAAEVKAVADVIALAEKRGVPVYIVHVSTGEGAAVIAAARARGVKVYGETCPHYLVLDDSCFQRDFPQQYIMTPPLRTGRDNEMLWQALAGESLQVVATDHCAYTLKQKEADTCFTTLPGIPGSETLLPLVFSEGYQKGRLTLAQLAAYLSTNPAKLFGLYPQKGVIRAGSDADVVLVDPNRDQLLTGEHLHSKAGYTPFHGLKVKGYPVMTISRGRVVYQNGRFVGEPGWGKFIKAGEIAWP from the coding sequence ATGGCCTTGATCATTAAAAACGGTACGGTAGTTACCGAGGAAGGTGTAGTGCAGGCGGACATTTTGGTTGAGGGTGAGAGAATCGCCGCCGTCGGCCGGGGATTGACGGCCGCCGGGGCCGAAGTGATCGATGCCTCGGGGATGGTGGTCCTGCCCGGGGTCATCGACGCTCACACCCATTACAGTTTGTTGACCAGAGGAGCATTAACCATCGATGATTTTACCAGCGGCAGCTTAGCGGCGGCCTGCGGCGGGGTAACCACTTTCATTGACTATGCGGACCCCATTGAAGGTAAGCCGCTGGCGGAAGGGCTGCGGGCGCGCCGGGCGGAAGCCGCCGGCAAGGCTTGCATCGATTATCATTTCCATATGTGCCTTTACGGGGAGCGCCCCTGGTCGCAAGCAGAGCTGGAGAACTTACGCCAAGAGGGCATCAGCAGTCTCAAAGTGTTCACCACTTATGAAGCTTCCCGCATTCCTTACCATCACCTTGAGAACCTCCTGGTGGATGCTCATGCACAGGGCTTGCTGGTGACGGTGCATGCGGAAGACGATGATCATGTGCGGGCGGTAGGGGAAAAGTTAAAAGAGCAGGGCTTGACCGCTCCCGCCTACCATGGCAAAAGCAGGCCCGGCGCCGCTGAGGTCAAAGCTGTGGCAGACGTGATTGCCTTAGCGGAAAAACGAGGCGTGCCGGTATACATCGTCCACGTGTCGACGGGCGAAGGGGCCGCCGTCATTGCAGCCGCCAGAGCCCGGGGGGTGAAGGTTTACGGCGAGACCTGTCCCCATTATTTGGTGCTGGATGACAGCTGTTTTCAGCGGGATTTCCCGCAGCAATATATCATGACACCGCCGCTTCGCACCGGCCGGGATAACGAAATGCTGTGGCAGGCCCTGGCGGGTGAAAGCCTGCAGGTGGTGGCCACGGATCACTGTGCTTATACTCTAAAACAAAAAGAAGCAGATACATGTTTTACGACGCTGCCCGGGATTCCCGGTTCAGAGACTCTCTTGCCGCTTGTGTTCAGCGAAGGTTATCAAAAGGGTAGGTTGACCCTGGCCCAGTTGGCGGCTTACTTGTCCACCAATCCGGCTAAACTGTTCGGTCTCTATCCCCAAAAAGGAGTGATCCGGGCAGGCAGCGATGCAGATGTGGTGCTGGTGGACCCGAACCGGGACCAACTGTTAACCGGTGAGCACCTTCATTCCAAAGCCGGGTATACACCTTTTCATGGATTAAAGGTCAAAGGGTATCCGGTGATGACGATTTCCCGCGGCAGGGTGGTGTATCAAAACGGCAGGTTTGTGGGCGAACCCGGCTGGGGGAAATTTATCAAGGCAGGAGAAATAGCCTGGCCATAA
- the trpC gene encoding indole-3-glycerol phosphate synthase TrpC has protein sequence MHHILADILSYKKREVERAKEQQPPAQLEARVAALPPARDFKVPLQGDRVALIAEVKFKSPSRGMIREDLDLEDVVTAYREAGTEAISVLTDRRFFGGAEHYLRDARRMTEQPLLRKDFIIDPYQIYQSRCLGADAVLLIAKIVPPGKLRQYIQLSRQLGLQVLVECRTEEEIAAALEGGAEIIGINNRDLDTFETDLQATLRLAPALRDQGVVVVSESGIWEREHVMMLSDAGVNGVLVGEALMASADLKGKALSLRGVPALRKAVSL, from the coding sequence ATGCATCATATCCTGGCGGACATTTTATCCTACAAGAAAAGGGAAGTGGAAAGAGCCAAGGAACAGCAGCCGCCGGCCCAACTGGAAGCCCGGGTGGCCGCCTTGCCGCCCGCCAGGGATTTCAAAGTCCCGCTGCAGGGTGACCGGGTGGCTTTAATTGCGGAAGTGAAATTCAAGTCCCCGTCCCGCGGGATGATCAGGGAGGATTTAGATTTGGAAGATGTAGTGACCGCTTACCGGGAAGCGGGTACGGAAGCCATTTCCGTTTTGACCGACCGGCGCTTTTTCGGCGGGGCGGAGCATTACCTGAGGGACGCCCGCCGGATGACGGAGCAGCCCCTCCTGCGAAAAGACTTTATCATCGACCCTTACCAGATTTACCAGTCCAGGTGCCTGGGGGCCGATGCTGTCCTCTTGATTGCCAAGATCGTGCCGCCGGGCAAATTGAGACAGTATATCCAGCTGTCCCGGCAGCTGGGGCTGCAGGTGCTGGTGGAATGCCGCACCGAGGAGGAAATTGCCGCGGCTTTGGAGGGCGGTGCGGAAATCATCGGCATTAATAACCGCGATTTAGACACCTTTGAAACGGACCTGCAGGCCACCCTGAGGTTGGCCCCGGCTTTAAGGGACCAGGGGGTGGTGGTTGTCAGCGAAAGCGGGATCTGGGAACGGGAACACGTGATGATGCTAAGTGACGCCGGCGTCAATGGGGTGCTGGTCGGAGAGGCCCTGATGGCCTCTGCTGACCTGAAAGGGAAAGCCCTGAGCTTGAGGGGTGTCCCTGCTTTGAGAAAGGCGGTGTCCCTGTGA
- a CDS encoding 4Fe-4S binding protein, translating to MRSVSARDPNLVTIRLRVPLGIVYPEQLDILREVALRYGDGRLHLTTRKTIEIPGVPVKFLEQAQALLSRAGWDGSAYGNNVRNIVACPGRYSCANAQVDTQGIGLELDSILGHLDHMPAKVKIAISGCVNGCTHPLINDVGVVGVSRVIFYPEKCKMCRSCIKQCREGALYLNSLGSVVYDREKCIDCGDCLHACPNEALLCEGVYYRLYVGGKMGRSPMLGQCFGDFPTQGEVIEQIQRILAAYYWYGNHEERIAHMIERVSMSSFRKLVAEIEPEKIDVLMHPEFTIELQANS from the coding sequence ATGAGAAGTGTGTCTGCTAGAGATCCTAACCTGGTGACCATCCGCCTGCGCGTACCGCTGGGGATAGTGTACCCGGAGCAATTGGATATTTTGCGAGAAGTGGCGCTGCGCTACGGTGACGGGCGATTGCACCTGACTACCAGGAAAACCATTGAAATTCCCGGTGTCCCGGTCAAGTTTTTAGAGCAGGCCCAAGCTTTGCTGAGTCGCGCCGGGTGGGACGGAAGCGCCTACGGGAATAATGTGCGCAATATTGTCGCTTGCCCCGGACGTTATAGTTGTGCCAATGCTCAAGTAGACACCCAAGGAATTGGTTTGGAGTTGGACAGTATATTGGGTCATTTAGATCATATGCCGGCCAAAGTGAAGATCGCCATCTCCGGTTGTGTGAACGGCTGCACTCATCCATTAATTAATGATGTTGGCGTTGTGGGTGTATCCCGCGTCATCTTTTACCCGGAAAAATGCAAGATGTGCCGCAGTTGTATCAAACAGTGCCGCGAGGGTGCCCTGTACCTGAATAGTTTAGGCAGCGTGGTGTATGACCGTGAAAAGTGCATCGATTGCGGCGACTGCTTGCATGCCTGCCCTAATGAGGCTTTGCTTTGTGAAGGTGTATACTATCGCTTGTATGTGGGCGGCAAAATGGGAAGAAGTCCCATGTTGGGCCAATGCTTTGGTGATTTTCCTACCCAAGGTGAAGTGATCGAGCAAATCCAAAGGATTTTGGCCGCTTACTACTGGTATGGTAATCATGAAGAAAGAATTGCCCACATGATCGAGCGGGTATCCATGTCCAGTTTTAGGAAGCTTGTCGCGGAAATCGAGCCGGAAAAAATCGATGTGCTGATGCATCCGGAGTTTACGATTGAGCTGCAAGCCAACAGCTAA
- the trpD gene encoding anthranilate phosphoribosyltransferase, with amino-acid sequence MVRDLLSKVLAGSSLEETEASALMEEIMAGRVTDAQLGAMLTALKLKGETPEEIAGFALVMRRKAPVIKSIHPLLLDTCGTGGDGANTFNISTAAALVLAGGGVKVAKHGNRSVSSRCGSADVLEALGVKVDLGPAELSACLDRVGIAFLYAPVLHQGMKRVAGPRRELGFRTVFNVLGPLTNPAGVTAQVIGVYSPELVEPVARVLHRLGVQRGFVVHGAGGLDEVSPLGMTKICELRNGWLRTYTLNIEAYGMAPAALADLSGGGPAENASIIRAILRGEPGPRRNAVLLNAALGFMAVDLAGSLPEGLDLAARSIDEGYAYDKLEELVRFTGQLGGKEAVSG; translated from the coding sequence GTGGTTCGGGATTTGTTGAGCAAGGTATTGGCCGGGAGCAGCTTGGAGGAAACCGAGGCCTCGGCCTTAATGGAAGAGATCATGGCCGGCCGGGTGACTGATGCCCAGCTGGGTGCCATGCTCACGGCCTTGAAATTAAAAGGTGAAACGCCGGAGGAAATTGCCGGCTTTGCCCTGGTCATGCGGCGCAAGGCACCGGTCATTAAGAGTATCCATCCCTTGCTGTTGGATACCTGTGGGACCGGCGGTGACGGGGCGAATACCTTTAATATCTCCACCGCGGCGGCACTGGTGCTGGCCGGGGGAGGCGTGAAAGTGGCGAAGCACGGCAACCGGTCCGTGTCCAGCCGCTGCGGGAGCGCCGATGTGTTGGAGGCTTTAGGTGTTAAAGTTGATTTGGGGCCGGCGGAGTTGTCCGCCTGCTTGGACCGGGTGGGCATAGCTTTTCTTTATGCCCCGGTGCTGCACCAGGGGATGAAACGAGTGGCGGGGCCCCGGCGCGAGCTGGGTTTCCGGACTGTCTTTAATGTGCTTGGTCCCTTAACCAACCCGGCCGGGGTGACGGCCCAGGTGATAGGCGTCTACAGCCCGGAGCTGGTGGAACCGGTGGCAAGGGTGCTACACCGGCTGGGTGTGCAGCGGGGCTTTGTCGTCCACGGTGCCGGCGGCTTGGATGAAGTGTCTCCCCTGGGGATGACCAAAATCTGTGAGCTCAGGAACGGGTGGCTGCGGACCTATACATTGAATATTGAAGCATACGGCATGGCACCGGCCGCTCTGGCGGACCTGTCGGGCGGCGGGCCCGCGGAAAACGCGAGTATTATCCGGGCTATCCTGCGAGGGGAGCCGGGACCGAGAAGAAACGCGGTCTTGCTTAATGCGGCGTTGGGATTCATGGCGGTGGATTTGGCCGGTTCTCTACCGGAGGGATTGGACCTGGCGGCCCGGAGCATTGATGAAGGATATGCCTATGACAAATTGGAGGAACTGGTCCGGTTTACCGGTCAGCTCGGCGGTAAAGAGGCGGTGAGCGGGTAA
- a CDS encoding transcriptional regulator, whose protein sequence is MSGLGSEIRKLREKKGLTLAALAAEVDIPVSCLEDVENGRRCLGVNTLRQLARVLEVDDTRFISLADTKGEKIERETGEYISSSAGRKIRQVREEMGLTLVECSKRAGISYTHISEIERGNVCPSLKTLEKLAKALEKPVSYFLKGDSPVSLGERVRKLREAQGLTQVKLAAQLGISDSLIAQIETGKVQPSLNTLEKLADTLGVSVDYFLANPQEINSDAPNIVPIEQWVNLKKNRNRIEMFKEAEEWQQELALNIMELINKSLPGRMEVPADPITLEIASLLKELPVEKKKSVLDYIKFIASKEEVQANY, encoded by the coding sequence GTGTCTGGACTGGGTAGCGAAATCAGGAAACTGAGGGAGAAAAAAGGATTGACCTTGGCGGCTCTGGCTGCCGAAGTGGATATCCCCGTCAGCTGTTTGGAGGATGTGGAAAACGGGCGGAGATGCTTGGGAGTCAACACCTTAAGACAACTGGCCAGGGTGTTGGAGGTAGACGATACGAGGTTTATCAGCCTGGCCGATACCAAAGGGGAAAAAATCGAGCGAGAAACGGGTGAATACATCTCCAGCTCCGCCGGCCGGAAAATCAGGCAGGTCAGGGAGGAAATGGGACTCACCCTGGTGGAATGCAGCAAGAGAGCGGGTATTTCTTACACTCATATCAGCGAGATCGAACGAGGTAATGTTTGCCCGTCCTTAAAAACTTTAGAAAAACTGGCCAAGGCCTTGGAAAAGCCCGTATCTTATTTCTTAAAGGGCGATAGCCCGGTCAGCCTGGGAGAACGGGTGAGAAAGTTACGGGAAGCACAAGGCTTAACACAAGTCAAACTCGCTGCCCAGTTAGGCATTTCCGATAGTCTCATCGCGCAGATTGAGACCGGCAAGGTGCAGCCGTCGTTAAATACCCTGGAGAAGTTGGCAGATACTTTGGGTGTGTCCGTTGATTATTTTCTTGCCAATCCACAGGAGATTAACAGCGATGCGCCGAATATTGTACCTATTGAACAATGGGTGAATCTGAAGAAAAACCGGAATCGCATCGAAATGTTTAAGGAAGCCGAGGAGTGGCAGCAGGAATTAGCCCTCAATATCATGGAGCTCATCAACAAGAGTCTCCCGGGGAGAATGGAGGTGCCGGCAGACCCGATTACACTGGAAATAGCGAGTCTGTTGAAAGAACTTCCTGTGGAAAAGAAGAAATCCGTACTGGACTACATTAAGTTCATTGCCAGTAAAGAGGAAGTGCAAGCCAACTATTAA
- a CDS encoding (Fe-S)-binding protein, whose translation MSSVPKPDELRKVSYQPPATGWMETPVTFKPGFWSYPSKPKSMEVLGLPYPREWSPAEEDWKLPENWQEIIWEGLRERIDRFRSLKIFMDICVRCGACADKCHFYLGSGDPKNMPVLRAELLRSVYRKNFTAAGKLLGKLVGARELTVDVIKEWFYYFYQCTECRRCSLFCPYGIDTAEITMIVRELLNLVGLNIDWIVSSVANCYRVGNHLGIQPHGLVDMFEFYLDDIEDLTGIRPEVTFNRKGAEVLVIVPSGDIFADPGTYNLMGIIMLLHEIGLDYTFSTYASEGGNFGLFTSHEMMKRLNAKMYAEAKRLGVKWILGGECGHMWRVIHQYMDTMNGPADFLEVPVSPVTGTRFEHAASTKMIHIAEFTADLIKHNKIKLDPSRNDHWRVTFHDSCNPARSMGLLEEPRYILRHVCNHFYEMPSNTIREQTFCCGSGSGLNADELMEMRMRGGFPRANAVKYVKDKYDVNLLSCICAVDRAVLPALMDYWVPGVQVSGLHELVGNALVMTGEKEREADLRGQPLVSQGAKEGNDDV comes from the coding sequence GTGTCATCAGTGCCTAAACCAGACGAATTGCGCAAAGTAAGTTACCAGCCCCCGGCTACCGGTTGGATGGAGACGCCGGTAACCTTTAAACCCGGTTTCTGGAGCTATCCCAGCAAACCTAAAAGTATGGAAGTTTTAGGACTACCCTACCCACGGGAGTGGTCGCCGGCCGAGGAGGATTGGAAGCTCCCGGAAAACTGGCAGGAAATTATTTGGGAGGGGTTACGGGAGAGAATCGATCGTTTCCGTTCCCTGAAGATCTTCATGGATATTTGTGTCCGCTGTGGTGCTTGTGCGGACAAGTGCCATTTCTACCTGGGTTCGGGGGACCCGAAAAACATGCCGGTGCTCAGGGCTGAGCTCTTGCGTTCCGTCTACCGGAAGAATTTTACCGCCGCCGGGAAACTCCTCGGCAAGCTGGTGGGAGCCAGGGAACTCACGGTAGATGTGATTAAAGAATGGTTCTATTACTTCTACCAGTGCACCGAGTGCCGCCGCTGTTCCTTGTTCTGTCCTTACGGGATTGACACGGCGGAAATCACGATGATTGTGAGGGAGCTGCTGAATTTGGTCGGTTTGAACATCGACTGGATCGTCAGTTCCGTAGCTAATTGCTACCGGGTGGGTAATCACTTGGGGATTCAGCCCCACGGGCTGGTAGATATGTTTGAGTTCTATTTGGATGATATCGAAGATTTAACTGGGATTAGGCCCGAGGTTACCTTTAACCGCAAAGGGGCGGAGGTACTGGTGATTGTCCCCTCCGGAGATATCTTTGCCGATCCGGGTACATACAACCTGATGGGCATAATCATGCTGCTCCATGAAATCGGCCTGGATTATACCTTTAGTACTTATGCTTCGGAAGGCGGCAATTTCGGTTTATTCACCTCCCACGAAATGATGAAAAGACTTAACGCCAAGATGTATGCTGAGGCGAAAAGGCTCGGGGTGAAATGGATCCTGGGCGGCGAATGCGGCCATATGTGGCGGGTCATTCACCAGTATATGGATACTATGAACGGTCCGGCTGATTTCTTGGAAGTGCCGGTATCCCCGGTGACCGGTACCAGGTTTGAGCATGCCGCTTCCACCAAGATGATCCATATTGCCGAGTTTACGGCGGACCTGATCAAGCATAACAAGATTAAATTAGATCCCAGCCGCAATGATCACTGGCGGGTGACCTTCCATGATTCCTGCAACCCGGCCAGGTCCATGGGATTATTGGAAGAACCCCGGTACATCTTAAGACATGTTTGCAATCATTTCTATGAAATGCCGTCCAACACCATCCGGGAGCAAACCTTCTGCTGCGGCAGCGGCTCGGGCTTGAATGCCGATGAACTGATGGAAATGAGAATGCGGGGCGGATTCCCGCGGGCCAACGCCGTCAAGTACGTGAAAGACAAATACGATGTCAACTTGTTAAGCTGTATCTGTGCCGTGGACCGGGCGGTGCTGCCGGCCCTGATGGATTACTGGGTTCCAGGAGTACAGGTGTCCGGACTCCATGAATTGGTAGGCAATGCCCTGGTAATGACAGGCGAAAAAGAACGGGAGGCTGACCTGAGAGGGCAACCTTTAGTGTCCCAGGGCGCCAAGGAGGGAAATGACGATGTATAA
- a CDS encoding anthranilate synthase component I family protein — MIYPSFQEFLSLSRHFDIVPVHVKMLADAETPITIFRKLVGNRTGCLLESAENGQFLGRYSFIACDPVMSFVSTNGIGVLSYAGGEMVRADGHPLEVLRQVLARFRFHAVEGLARFYGGAVGYLAFEAGFPVPRVPHRAPGKETVDLPDCQMFFPETVIIYDHLTHQLTLVVNCYLQKEDPGRSYQKAVAKSEQVMARLAAPMDPAGKFVLDEELQANMTDAEFMEKVDRIVAAVRRGDADQVVLSRRYEARFSGDDFEIYRRLRSINPSPYMFYLSQNGIKAIGSSPEMLLRVEQGQVTTCPIAGTRPRGTDAAEDLRLVQELLADPKEIAEHRMLIDYALGDLRKVCEPDSLTIAKYLEPQYFSHVIHLVSQLAGRLRPGVAPIEALAACFPAGTVLGTPRDAAAKIIEDLEPSDRGIYGGAVGYVGFNQVLDTGIAIRTAVIKDNRVYVQVGAGIVADSRPELEFMEVKAKAEALCQALGLSLVAL; from the coding sequence ATGATCTATCCCTCCTTCCAGGAATTTTTGTCTCTCAGCCGCCATTTTGACATTGTTCCGGTTCACGTCAAGATGCTGGCGGATGCGGAGACGCCCATTACCATTTTTCGGAAGCTGGTGGGCAACCGGACCGGCTGCCTGCTGGAAAGTGCCGAAAATGGGCAGTTCCTGGGTCGCTATTCCTTCATCGCCTGTGACCCTGTCATGAGCTTCGTGTCCACTAACGGTATTGGCGTCCTGTCTTATGCAGGCGGAGAGATGGTACGGGCCGACGGTCACCCGCTGGAAGTGCTCAGGCAGGTACTGGCCCGCTTCCGGTTCCACGCGGTGGAAGGATTAGCCCGGTTTTACGGCGGGGCGGTCGGCTATCTAGCTTTTGAAGCGGGGTTTCCCGTGCCCCGGGTGCCTCACCGGGCGCCCGGGAAAGAGACCGTTGATTTGCCCGACTGTCAAATGTTTTTTCCTGAAACGGTGATCATTTATGATCACCTGACCCATCAATTGACCCTGGTGGTCAATTGTTACTTGCAAAAGGAAGACCCGGGGCGATCCTATCAAAAGGCGGTAGCCAAAAGCGAACAGGTCATGGCTAGGTTGGCCGCTCCCATGGACCCTGCCGGCAAATTTGTCCTGGATGAGGAACTGCAAGCCAATATGACTGACGCGGAGTTCATGGAGAAGGTGGATCGCATCGTTGCTGCCGTTCGCAGGGGTGACGCGGATCAAGTGGTTTTGTCCCGCCGCTATGAAGCCCGCTTTTCCGGGGATGATTTTGAGATTTACCGCAGGCTGCGCAGCATTAACCCGTCCCCTTACATGTTCTACCTGAGTCAAAACGGCATTAAAGCCATCGGTTCTTCCCCGGAAATGCTGCTCCGGGTGGAGCAGGGACAGGTGACTACCTGCCCCATTGCCGGCACCAGGCCCAGGGGGACGGATGCTGCAGAGGATTTGCGCCTGGTACAAGAGCTGTTGGCCGATCCAAAGGAAATCGCGGAACACCGGATGCTGATCGACTATGCTCTGGGGGATCTCCGGAAGGTATGCGAGCCGGACAGCCTGACCATTGCCAAGTATTTGGAGCCCCAGTATTTTTCCCATGTGATTCACCTGGTGTCGCAGCTTGCGGGACGACTGCGTCCCGGGGTTGCTCCTATCGAGGCCCTGGCTGCTTGTTTTCCCGCCGGCACGGTGCTGGGCACGCCCCGCGACGCAGCAGCTAAAATCATTGAAGATTTAGAACCATCTGACAGGGGGATTTACGGCGGCGCAGTCGGATATGTAGGATTTAACCAGGTGCTGGACACAGGCATCGCCATTCGCACGGCCGTGATCAAGGACAACCGGGTCTATGTCCAGGTGGGAGCCGGGATTGTGGCGGATTCCAGGCCGGAGCTGGAATTCATGGAGGTGAAAGCCAAAGCCGAGGCATTATGCCAGGCTTTGGGGTTGTCACTGGTAGCCCTTTAG
- the arcC gene encoding carbamate kinase has translation MKTVVVALGGNAILQPKQKGTVEEQMANVSYSAQQIVKLIQAGYRVVVSHGNGPQVGNILLQNAAARDQVPAMPLDVCGAESQGLIGYMIQQCVYNELKKAGLDKQVVTVLTQVVVDRQDPAFENPTKPVGPFYSREEAEKNMKEKGETWIEDSGRGWRKVVPSPRPKEIVEIGTIRTLVDNGVIVIASGGGGIPVVKDDDRLAGVEAVIDKDLASSLLARELGADVLVIATDVTNVAINYGKPDQKNLERLTVAEAKNYLAAGQFGKGSMGPKVEAAINFVEAGGEAVITSLSHLEAGVKGEKGTRIVQ, from the coding sequence ATGAAAACTGTTGTTGTTGCTTTGGGTGGAAACGCTATTCTACAGCCGAAACAAAAAGGCACCGTTGAAGAACAAATGGCCAATGTGTCCTACAGTGCCCAGCAAATTGTCAAACTGATCCAGGCAGGGTACAGGGTGGTGGTCTCCCACGGCAACGGGCCCCAAGTAGGTAACATCTTGCTGCAAAACGCGGCGGCCAGAGACCAGGTCCCGGCCATGCCTTTGGATGTTTGCGGTGCCGAAAGCCAGGGACTGATTGGCTACATGATTCAACAGTGTGTCTACAATGAACTGAAAAAAGCGGGCTTGGACAAGCAGGTAGTGACGGTGCTCACCCAAGTGGTGGTAGACCGGCAGGATCCGGCTTTTGAAAACCCGACCAAGCCGGTGGGACCCTTTTACAGCCGTGAGGAAGCGGAAAAGAATATGAAGGAAAAAGGGGAAACCTGGATTGAGGACAGCGGCCGCGGCTGGCGCAAAGTGGTTCCTTCGCCTAGACCGAAAGAGATTGTAGAAATTGGCACTATTCGTACTTTGGTGGACAACGGTGTGATCGTGATTGCTTCCGGCGGCGGGGGAATTCCCGTTGTCAAGGACGATGATAGGCTGGCCGGGGTGGAAGCCGTCATCGACAAGGATTTGGCTTCCAGCCTGCTGGCCAGGGAGCTGGGGGCTGATGTATTGGTCATCGCCACGGATGTAACCAATGTGGCCATCAATTACGGCAAACCGGATCAAAAAAATTTAGAGCGGTTAACCGTTGCTGAGGCCAAAAACTACCTGGCGGCCGGCCAGTTCGGCAAGGGCAGCATGGGTCCCAAAGTGGAGGCGGCCATCAACTTCGTGGAAGCGGGCGGGGAAGCCGTGATTACTTCCCTCAGCCACCTGGAAGCCGGGGTCAAAGGAGAAAAAGGCACACGAATTGTGCAATAA